One genomic window of Nitrosomonas sp. Is35 includes the following:
- a CDS encoding DUF2798 domain-containing protein: MSATMTGCVSATVTAVNLGFSGAFVEEWLYSWGIAFPIGFALLLLLSPVYRRVVESMLH; the protein is encoded by the coding sequence ATGTCGGCGACAATGACTGGCTGTGTTTCGGCCACTGTCACTGCAGTGAATCTTGGTTTTTCCGGGGCTTTTGTCGAAGAATGGCTGTATTCATGGGGTATTGCTTTTCCAATCGGCTTTGCGCTTTTGTTGCTGCTTTCACCGGTGTATCGGCGTGTAGTGGAGTCCATGCTGCATTGA
- a CDS encoding PEP-CTERM sorting domain-containing protein: MTRILVITLLLFSSHVSAFSVEWIPLTTAERNGNPLNIHGNPVIEYRNAGKGGIDWTVTGDGPTGGRGIRELWLFDDSAAGIPGTSQAATSFSVASNSVGFVMAGDHNDGFAQFFVDGIDVGTYDMYRGGNRILVVTELDSAVHSLRIVQLGLHNPHSTKGDVAIFGGAAFNMPISPVPEPQVYAMLLSGLILLGFIARCRKQAIVLHAL; encoded by the coding sequence ATGACACGAATTTTAGTAATCACATTGCTGTTGTTCAGTTCGCACGTATCCGCTTTTTCCGTAGAGTGGATTCCTTTGACTACAGCCGAGCGTAATGGAAATCCTTTGAATATCCATGGAAATCCGGTTATTGAATATAGAAATGCCGGAAAAGGCGGGATCGATTGGACGGTTACCGGCGATGGACCGACAGGCGGGCGTGGAATACGGGAATTGTGGTTGTTTGATGACTCAGCCGCTGGCATACCCGGAACCAGTCAAGCAGCCACTTCATTTTCGGTAGCCAGCAATAGTGTCGGTTTCGTTATGGCCGGGGATCATAACGATGGCTTTGCGCAGTTTTTTGTGGATGGCATTGATGTCGGCACCTATGATATGTACCGCGGAGGAAATCGAATTTTAGTGGTTACCGAACTGGATTCCGCCGTACATTCGTTAAGAATTGTGCAACTTGGCCTGCATAATCCCCACTCAACCAAAGGCGATGTCGCTATTTTTGGCGGCGCTGCGTTTAATATGCCTATTTCTCCGGTCCCAGAACCGCAAGTCTATGCCATGTTGTTATCCGGATTGATTTTGCTGGGTTTCATCGCACGATGCAGAAAACAAGCCATTGTATTGCATGCACTGTAA
- a CDS encoding DUF3617 domain-containing protein encodes MILKRKCAGFMHQIIIAIFFSLTIVTSSMAHQHIRPGLWEITTRSDLLALVPHIPSEQMQQLHDLASRYGFKLPKIENGAAAAKICITPEMAKQEIPVYFYENRSGCTVQNATRKGNNYQLELVCSNQYFKGNGVAQGTFTSPESFSGNTEFDSTVGGTPMHASAETQGRWIGERCSAVNPLTVK; translated from the coding sequence ATGATTTTAAAAAGAAAATGCGCAGGATTCATGCATCAAATTATTATTGCAATCTTTTTTTCCCTGACGATAGTTACTTCCAGCATGGCTCACCAGCACATCCGTCCAGGGCTATGGGAAATCACCACTCGCTCCGATCTGTTGGCATTAGTGCCTCATATTCCTTCGGAACAAATGCAGCAATTGCATGACCTTGCCAGTCGCTATGGTTTTAAATTGCCCAAAATAGAGAACGGGGCAGCTGCAGCAAAAATCTGCATCACCCCGGAAATGGCCAAACAAGAAATTCCCGTATATTTTTATGAGAATCGTTCCGGTTGCACAGTACAGAATGCAACGCGCAAGGGTAACAATTATCAATTGGAGCTCGTTTGCTCAAATCAATATTTTAAGGGAAATGGAGTGGCACAAGGTACTTTCACTAGCCCGGAAAGCTTTTCAGGAAATACCGAATTCGACAGTACCGTTGGCGGCACTCCGATGCATGCATCGGCAGAAACGCAGGGGCGCTGGATTGGCGAGCGCTGTAGTGCCGTCAATCCTTTAACCGTAAAGTAA
- a CDS encoding PEP-CTERM sorting domain-containing protein, with translation MSKNLSRLKCITISFTGMLAASIPAAAAAEWSIVGLGTLGGTYSVAQAINDSGQVVGNGNGVDRAFITGANGIGMSYLDTLGGTRSFASDINNAGQVAGYSFTDTGDLHAFITGPNGVGMSDLGTLGGDYSIAYGINNFGQVVGVSSTAGNAAYHAFITGPNGVGMTDLGTLSGDYSAAYSINDSGQVTGVSSTSDAPAQHAFITGANGIGMTDLTTLNGATDSIGRAINNSGQVVGFSGFYNDFTGYQLVEAFISDAGSSNISGLGTPIDSRADAINDMGQVVGGINSYCDNCIRSAFLYSEGTITDLSLLAPVVEAGWSELSAVGINNHGQIIGWGHLEGAPGGGSRAFLLSPIVAVPEPATYAMLLAGLGLLGFVLRRRQQTI, from the coding sequence ATGAGCAAAAATCTTTCAAGACTTAAATGCATCACAATTTCATTCACTGGAATGTTGGCTGCTTCGATTCCGGCAGCTGCGGCTGCGGAGTGGTCGATTGTTGGTCTGGGCACTCTTGGCGGAACATACAGTGTTGCGCAAGCGATTAACGATTCCGGTCAAGTGGTGGGCAATGGTAATGGCGTGGATCGTGCTTTCATAACCGGCGCAAATGGCATAGGAATGAGCTATTTGGATACCCTTGGCGGAACCAGAAGTTTTGCTTCGGATATCAATAATGCCGGGCAGGTAGCCGGTTATTCTTTTACGGATACAGGCGATCTGCACGCTTTCATTACCGGACCCAACGGCGTGGGAATGTCTGATTTGGGCACCTTGGGTGGAGATTACAGCATTGCTTATGGCATTAACAATTTTGGGCAGGTAGTCGGAGTTTCTTCCACGGCGGGAAATGCAGCGTATCACGCTTTCATTACCGGTCCGAACGGCGTTGGAATGACCGACCTGGGAACTTTGAGCGGGGATTATAGCGCGGCCTATAGCATTAACGATTCAGGGCAAGTAACGGGTGTCTCTTCCACTTCCGATGCACCCGCTCAGCACGCCTTTATAACCGGTGCAAACGGTATTGGAATGACCGATTTGACTACCCTTAACGGCGCGACAGATAGTATTGGGCGAGCTATTAACAATTCAGGACAGGTCGTTGGATTTTCCGGATTTTATAATGACTTTACCGGTTATCAGCTTGTTGAAGCATTTATCAGCGATGCAGGAAGCTCGAATATTTCCGGTCTAGGCACGCCGATTGACAGCCGTGCGGATGCTATCAATGATATGGGGCAAGTCGTGGGGGGGATAAACAGTTATTGCGACAATTGTATTCGCAGTGCCTTCCTCTATAGCGAAGGTACTATAACTGATCTTTCGTTACTTGCGCCGGTCGTTGAAGCTGGATGGAGTGAGCTTTCGGCTGTCGGCATCAACAATCACGGGCAGATCATCGGCTGGGGGCATTTGGAAGGTGCTCCCGGTGGCGGCTCCCGGGCATTCCTGCTTTCTCCCATCGTTGCAGTACCAGAACCCGCAACTTATGCCATGCTGTTAGCTGGGTTGGGATTGCTAGGTTTCGTGCTGCGCCGCAGACAACAAACCATTTGA
- a CDS encoding chemotaxis protein: MTTALHEIDERTNLTTNNKFELLLFRLGEASNNGQRELFGINVFKIREILVMPTITEIANAPPDVMGVANVRGQVITVINLPKVVGCTPRKGLPIMLVTEYARSTQAFAVEEVSEIVRLEWNQVIAAEGKGGKLVTSIARIDGNTESSRLAQVLDVEQILRDVLPAQIAEMSLDKIGPEIKLPDGKVILAADDSPLARSMVENELKALNIPYVMTKTGLEAWNRIQAMSEAAASEGKTIQDKVALVLTDLEMPEMDGFTLTRNIKSDQRFKSIPVVIHSSLTGETNEKHVKSVGADAYIAKFVAEELAETIRKALQ, translated from the coding sequence ATGACCACAGCATTGCACGAAATTGACGAACGCACCAATTTGACTACCAATAATAAGTTTGAACTGTTGTTGTTTAGACTGGGTGAAGCTTCCAACAACGGTCAACGGGAATTATTCGGTATCAATGTATTCAAAATTCGTGAAATCCTGGTCATGCCCACCATCACCGAAATCGCCAACGCCCCCCCTGATGTGATGGGTGTAGCGAATGTTCGCGGTCAAGTGATTACCGTGATCAATTTACCTAAAGTGGTCGGCTGCACGCCGAGAAAAGGACTCCCGATCATGCTGGTCACTGAGTATGCGCGCTCGACCCAGGCTTTCGCTGTCGAAGAAGTCAGCGAAATTGTGCGCTTGGAGTGGAATCAAGTGATCGCAGCAGAAGGCAAAGGCGGCAAATTGGTCACCAGTATTGCTCGTATCGACGGTAACACAGAAAGCTCCCGGCTGGCGCAAGTGCTGGATGTTGAACAGATACTGCGCGATGTGCTCCCTGCGCAGATTGCAGAAATGTCACTCGATAAAATCGGCCCCGAGATCAAATTGCCCGATGGAAAAGTCATTCTGGCTGCCGACGATTCGCCATTGGCGCGCAGTATGGTTGAGAATGAACTCAAAGCGCTTAATATTCCTTATGTCATGACCAAAACCGGACTGGAAGCCTGGAATCGGATTCAAGCCATGTCGGAGGCTGCCGCAAGCGAAGGTAAGACGATTCAGGACAAAGTCGCTCTGGTCCTGACCGATCTGGAAATGCCGGAAATGGATGGCTTCACCCTGACCCGTAACATCAAGAGTGATCAACGATTCAAATCCATCCCGGTCGTGATTCATTCTTCATTAACGGGTGAAACCAATGAAAAACACGTCAAATCGGTTGGTGCTGATGCTTATATCGCCAAATTTGTCGCTGAGGAATTAGCGGAAACAATCCGCAAGGCTTTGCAATAA
- a CDS encoding C13 family peptidase gives MDVYTSIPKESKHSALIKEFRILFLNLYCGIQLLAFRRGATDRITVSYDQFILLLGFYTLTALAVSYAATPNPVFDLSGLGYLGVKLLIALVVGYVFVKLTGNQSDLLRILVITYCVLPALYLISFALLAYLPVTVLVAGYVAFIAWALAICFYIALQLLEWNKPKAALIAALWLGASYPLVNLSFSFWYEGYDDDNELAAYSTGALHEVNQEHVYYSQYRLLNNALDPIKPGVTGVNDLFFIGFGSDSSQDVFMKEIGHVQRVMDERLGTSGRSVALINNLKTLDTTPLASSTNLRIALKHIGSKMNPDEDVALLYLTSHGSMDHELAVQMWPLELNNIRPEDIRAYLDDADIRWRIILISACYSGGFIKALQNEYSLIFTAAAPDKASFGCSNENEYTYFGEALFKNLEDKPYQFVEHFIQAMERIRQRERYENLTPSEPQLFIGNLMKEKLKLLERDIVSSAAP, from the coding sequence ATGGATGTATATACGAGCATTCCCAAAGAATCAAAGCACTCGGCGTTAATCAAGGAATTCCGGATACTCTTTCTGAATCTTTATTGCGGTATTCAGTTACTGGCTTTTCGCCGAGGTGCAACCGATCGGATAACCGTTTCTTACGATCAATTTATTCTGCTGCTGGGTTTTTATACGCTGACGGCACTGGCTGTTTCTTACGCAGCTACACCCAATCCTGTTTTCGATCTATCCGGACTCGGTTATTTGGGTGTTAAGTTACTGATTGCACTGGTGGTGGGATATGTTTTTGTGAAATTAACCGGAAACCAAAGCGATTTACTCAGGATTCTGGTCATTACCTATTGCGTTTTGCCAGCGCTGTATTTGATTTCTTTTGCCCTTTTAGCTTATTTGCCAGTGACGGTTCTGGTAGCTGGTTATGTCGCTTTTATCGCGTGGGCCTTAGCGATTTGTTTTTATATCGCGCTGCAATTGCTGGAATGGAACAAACCTAAAGCGGCATTGATTGCCGCGCTGTGGCTGGGCGCTTCGTATCCGTTGGTCAATTTATCGTTCAGCTTTTGGTACGAAGGGTATGACGATGATAATGAGTTGGCCGCGTATTCCACCGGCGCGCTGCATGAAGTCAATCAGGAACATGTGTATTACAGCCAATACCGGCTTCTGAACAACGCCCTGGATCCGATAAAACCCGGTGTTACAGGCGTCAATGATCTTTTCTTTATAGGATTTGGTTCCGATTCCTCTCAGGATGTCTTCATGAAGGAAATTGGACATGTACAGCGTGTCATGGACGAACGCCTGGGTACATCGGGACGATCTGTTGCACTGATAAATAACCTAAAAACGCTGGATACAACACCGTTGGCATCTTCGACAAACCTGAGAATTGCATTAAAGCATATTGGCAGCAAAATGAATCCTGACGAAGACGTGGCGCTGCTCTACTTGACCAGCCACGGATCGATGGATCATGAACTTGCAGTGCAAATGTGGCCGCTTGAGCTGAATAATATCCGCCCGGAAGATATCAGAGCTTATTTGGATGATGCCGATATCCGCTGGCGCATTATTTTGATTTCGGCGTGTTACTCCGGCGGTTTTATCAAAGCGTTGCAGAACGAGTATTCGCTGATTTTTACCGCAGCCGCGCCGGATAAGGCTTCATTCGGCTGTTCAAATGAAAATGAATACACTTATTTTGGCGAAGCGCTGTTTAAAAATCTGGAAGATAAACCTTACCAGTTCGTTGAGCACTTCATTCAGGCGATGGAAAGAATCCGGCAACGTGAGCGCTACGAAAACCTTACGCCATCCGAACCGCAATTATTCATCGGTAATTTGATGAAAGAAAAATTGAAATTGCTGGAGCGGGATATTGTGAGTAGCGCCGCTCCTTAA
- the ubiE gene encoding bifunctional demethylmenaquinone methyltransferase/2-methoxy-6-polyprenyl-1,4-benzoquinol methylase UbiE: MTKTTHFGFNTVAEEEKAGKVAEVFHSVAERYNLMNDLMSAGLHRVWKRFTIEVSGVKKGDKVLDIAGGTGDLSALFLQKVGKSGEVWLTDINNSMLSIGRDRMIDEGTPTPVAQCDAEKLPFPDNYFNCVSVAFGLRNMTHKDVALKEMLRVIKPGGTVIVLEFSKVWKPLQPAYDTYSFKLLPAMGKVIADDAESYRYLAESIRMHPSQPELKELMEQAGFDRVEYFNLTAGIVALHRGYKF, encoded by the coding sequence ATGACAAAAACTACCCATTTTGGCTTTAATACCGTTGCAGAAGAAGAAAAAGCCGGCAAAGTCGCGGAAGTATTTCATTCCGTAGCGGAACGCTATAACCTGATGAACGATTTAATGTCGGCCGGTCTGCACCGCGTATGGAAGCGTTTCACCATTGAAGTCAGCGGCGTTAAAAAAGGCGACAAGGTGTTGGATATTGCAGGAGGCACCGGTGATTTAAGCGCGCTCTTTTTACAGAAAGTAGGTAAGTCCGGTGAAGTTTGGCTGACCGATATTAATAATTCCATGTTATCCATCGGCCGCGATCGCATGATCGATGAAGGCACACCCACGCCGGTGGCGCAATGCGATGCCGAAAAATTGCCTTTTCCCGATAATTATTTCAACTGCGTCAGCGTAGCATTCGGCCTGAGAAATATGACGCACAAAGATGTCGCGCTCAAAGAGATGCTCCGGGTCATCAAGCCGGGCGGAACGGTTATCGTGCTGGAATTTTCCAAAGTTTGGAAACCGCTGCAACCCGCTTATGATACCTATTCATTCAAGCTACTTCCGGCCATGGGAAAAGTGATCGCCGACGATGCGGAAAGCTATCGGTATTTAGCCGAATCGATCCGCATGCACCCTTCCCAGCCTGAATTAAAGGAATTGATGGAACAAGCCGGTTTTGACCGCGTGGAGTATTTCAATTTAACCGCAGGTATCGTGGCGCTCCATCGAGGCTACAAGTTTTAA
- a CDS encoding DUF971 domain-containing protein has translation MAGLTKDTPHPTEIKLHQKSRILDIAFSDGKTFQFPCEFLRVYSPSAEVSGHGPGQEVLQTGKKMVSIIKIEPVGNYAIQLNFTDGHNTGLYSWDLLYNFGLNQDKMWQRYLQRMDEAGASREPANRVTATQHSCK, from the coding sequence ATGGCCGGTTTAACCAAAGACACTCCTCATCCGACTGAAATTAAGTTACACCAAAAATCCAGAATTCTGGATATCGCTTTCTCCGATGGCAAAACTTTCCAATTTCCCTGTGAGTTTTTGCGCGTTTATTCGCCCTCTGCCGAAGTCAGCGGACATGGCCCCGGGCAGGAAGTGCTGCAAACCGGTAAGAAAATGGTCAGTATCATCAAAATCGAACCGGTTGGTAATTATGCCATACAGCTTAATTTTACTGACGGCCATAATACCGGGCTTTATTCATGGGACTTGCTCTATAACTTCGGTCTTAATCAGGATAAAATGTGGCAACGGTATCTGCAGCGCATGGACGAAGCAGGCGCCAGCCGTGAACCCGCAAACCGGGTCACTGCCACGCAGCATTCCTGCAAGTAA
- the phoB gene encoding phosphate regulon transcriptional regulator PhoB codes for MTATILIVEDEAAIQELITYNLQQAGYETVCADNAEKAMMLITAALPDLILLDWMLPGMSGVEFARVLRRNERTRLIPIIMLTARTQETDKVAGLEMGADDYITKPFSPRELVARINAVLRRLIPEASDEAVEIDGLRLEPVNHRVTAGNQEIELGPTEYRLLHFMMTHTERVYSRSQLLDRVWGDHVFVEERTVDVHIRRLRKALQLAGKDEWIQTVRGAGYRFSATAVRSVKDSDSDS; via the coding sequence ATGACGGCAACAATATTGATTGTGGAAGACGAAGCTGCGATACAGGAATTGATCACTTATAATTTGCAGCAAGCCGGTTATGAGACAGTTTGCGCGGATAATGCCGAGAAAGCCATGATGCTGATCACGGCGGCATTGCCGGATCTGATTCTGCTGGATTGGATGCTGCCGGGAATGAGTGGCGTTGAATTCGCCCGGGTGCTGCGGCGTAACGAACGCACACGCTTGATTCCGATCATCATGCTCACCGCACGTACGCAGGAAACCGATAAAGTCGCCGGGTTGGAAATGGGGGCGGACGATTACATCACCAAGCCGTTCTCGCCGCGTGAGCTGGTTGCGCGTATCAATGCCGTGTTGCGCAGACTGATTCCTGAAGCCTCCGACGAAGCGGTTGAAATCGATGGTTTGCGGCTTGAACCGGTGAATCACCGCGTGACGGCCGGAAATCAGGAAATTGAATTGGGACCAACGGAATATCGCTTGCTGCATTTCATGATGACGCATACCGAACGGGTTTATTCACGCAGTCAATTGCTCGACCGTGTGTGGGGCGATCATGTGTTCGTTGAGGAGCGTACCGTCGACGTGCATATCCGCCGGTTGCGCAAAGCGCTACAATTAGCGGGTAAGGATGAATGGATACAAACTGTCCGCGGCGCGGGTTACCGGTTTTCCGCGACAGCCGTGCGGTCAGTCAAGGATTCCGATTCTGACAGTTAA
- the phoR gene encoding phosphate regulon sensor histidine kinase PhoR, which yields MSDIWQRSSNILFVIFITALLWMILGAANALFFFGVVMLWMVFHHIRHIVALERWLQLSDHTPASIPAGSGAWDDVFAHLARYVRQHSQSQELLSLALERMQSVTSAMPDGIVILDENDRIEWCNPIAEQHLGINLSLDAGQQITYLVRQIPFVTYLAAGQFSNPLILKQTRQHGIIVSLQLVPYGYNQKLLISRDITRFEKIETMRRDFIANVSHELRTPLTVIGGFLETLSADEQVNTGFNKRALALMTEQTFRMQRLIEDLLILSRLENEQNKVSEKTVDVVNLLHAVLQDAESLSGGRHQIKLNVAAKDQLLGSEEELRSAFGNLISNAIRYTPDRGEITINWEKRNGQGVFWVQDSGIGIEPEHIPRLTERFYRVDSSRSRETGGTGLGLAIVKHVLNRHEARLEITSQVGKGSRFTIWFPAKRLVSADV from the coding sequence GTGTCCGATATCTGGCAGCGTTCCTCTAACATTCTTTTTGTCATCTTCATTACCGCGTTACTCTGGATGATTCTTGGCGCCGCGAATGCTTTGTTTTTCTTCGGCGTCGTCATGTTATGGATGGTGTTTCATCATATCCGTCACATCGTTGCATTGGAGCGCTGGCTGCAACTTTCCGATCATACACCGGCCAGTATTCCGGCGGGCTCCGGCGCCTGGGATGATGTTTTTGCCCATTTGGCGCGTTATGTGCGCCAGCATAGTCAAAGCCAGGAGTTACTCAGCTTGGCGCTGGAGCGCATGCAAAGTGTTACGTCCGCGATGCCTGATGGCATTGTGATTCTGGATGAAAATGACCGGATTGAATGGTGTAATCCGATTGCCGAACAGCATTTGGGGATTAATCTGTCACTGGATGCAGGGCAGCAAATTACCTATCTGGTCAGGCAAATACCGTTTGTGACGTATCTTGCCGCGGGCCAGTTCAGCAATCCTCTGATTCTGAAACAAACGCGCCAGCACGGCATCATCGTTTCGCTGCAATTAGTGCCGTACGGTTATAACCAGAAACTACTGATCAGCCGCGATATTACGCGTTTTGAAAAAATAGAAACGATGCGGCGCGACTTTATCGCCAATGTCTCTCATGAGTTGCGCACGCCGCTGACCGTCATCGGCGGGTTTCTTGAAACCTTATCAGCCGATGAGCAGGTCAATACCGGTTTCAATAAGCGTGCCCTGGCGTTAATGACGGAACAAACATTCCGCATGCAACGGTTGATTGAAGATTTGCTGATTTTGTCGCGACTGGAAAATGAACAGAATAAAGTGAGCGAAAAGACCGTGGATGTCGTGAATTTGCTGCACGCTGTTCTGCAGGACGCTGAATCGCTCAGCGGGGGGCGCCACCAAATCAAATTGAATGTTGCCGCGAAAGATCAATTATTGGGCAGCGAGGAAGAATTGCGCAGCGCATTTGGCAACCTGATCAGCAATGCCATTCGCTACACCCCGGATCGGGGCGAGATTACGATCAATTGGGAGAAACGCAACGGGCAGGGGGTATTCTGGGTGCAAGACAGCGGCATCGGCATCGAACCGGAACACATTCCCCGTTTAACGGAACGCTTTTATCGCGTCGATAGCAGCCGTTCACGGGAAACCGGCGGCACCGGATTGGGACTCGCGATTGTCAAACATGTATTGAACCGGCACGAGGCACGCCTCGAAATTACCAGTCAGGTCGGTAAAGGCAGCCGGTTCACGATCTGGTTTCCCGCCAAACGGCTGGTATCGGCTGATGTGTGA
- a CDS encoding NF038104 family lipoprotein, whose protein sequence is MSSTSRLFIALLCLLHLTGCAVIAVADAVVTTAATAAKVTVKAVGAVADAVIPDSKEKEKNTEPEK, encoded by the coding sequence ATGTCTTCCACTTCCCGATTGTTTATCGCATTACTATGCCTGCTGCATTTGACAGGATGCGCTGTCATAGCGGTTGCCGATGCGGTCGTCACTACTGCTGCGACCGCAGCCAAAGTCACTGTTAAAGCGGTTGGCGCCGTTGCCGACGCGGTTATTCCCGACAGCAAGGAAAAAGAAAAAAATACCGAACCGGAAAAATGA
- a CDS encoding RDD family protein, producing the protein MFCTQCGKEIIDDAKFCRHCGAPLEATDQKTVPEPNVVLSTTLPMPIQATASVAQIRPWVRYWARMFDLYLISIVSGIVISFLYPDALSEQNSDQFDQLFGFSVFFAWVFIESLFLSTTGTTPGKWLFKIRLIPPSGETPDYSTAFSRSFKVWWCGLGIGFPLISLITLIMSYNKLTKNGITSWDKDNGFTVAHEQIGLLRVIFAIAFFVSFLFLAAIGSAVDIEQIIPADANSWHV; encoded by the coding sequence ATGTTTTGTACGCAATGTGGCAAGGAAATAATAGATGATGCGAAGTTTTGCAGGCATTGCGGAGCACCTCTGGAAGCCACGGATCAGAAAACTGTGCCAGAACCCAATGTAGTTTTGTCGACTACTTTGCCCATGCCAATACAGGCTACTGCTTCTGTTGCCCAAATTCGCCCGTGGGTTCGCTACTGGGCGCGTATGTTCGACCTCTACTTGATCTCCATCGTGAGTGGCATAGTCATCAGCTTCCTCTATCCAGACGCGCTCAGCGAGCAGAATAGTGATCAATTTGATCAATTGTTTGGGTTTAGCGTATTTTTTGCTTGGGTGTTCATCGAATCGTTATTCCTTTCAACAACTGGTACAACGCCCGGCAAGTGGCTTTTCAAGATCCGCCTTATACCACCGTCAGGAGAGACACCGGATTATTCAACTGCTTTCTCAAGAAGTTTTAAGGTTTGGTGGTGCGGTTTAGGTATTGGATTTCCACTTATCAGTCTCATCACTCTCATAATGTCGTATAACAAATTGACAAAGAACGGTATAACCAGCTGGGACAAAGATAATGGATTCACTGTTGCGCATGAGCAGATTGGTCTGCTACGGGTGATTTTTGCTATCGCTTTCTTTGTTAGCTTCCTGTTTCTTGCCGCCATCGGAAGTGCAGTGGATATCGAGCAAATAATTCCAGCCGACGCTAATTCGTGGCACGTTTGA
- a CDS encoding TIR domain-containing protein: MYNLLVTAHEGAWELPAYEYTRDRFLEHTNDKEKTLLKTLTSEHIELLKSFPCLFAYEGKKESVRVGYIRSLKERSRSIMIEYDFETDIPPIPFSDIAPIVNLLDIGEWEMNRTHWAVKDEDLFSRLHAAGLIDERFINPVGRTGKLEELSFKVAFSFPGEVRDCVLTIVNRLKSSLPAGSIFYDDDFTAQLARPNLDSLLQSVYLKNSDLIVVFLSKEYEKKKWCGIEWRAIRGIINNKSDHAIMFVRSDDAEIPGVFEHDGYIDLQRFTPEEVAGFILDRVRLNEQHVG, translated from the coding sequence ATGTATAACCTACTTGTAACTGCACATGAAGGCGCATGGGAACTACCCGCGTATGAATACACACGAGATAGATTCCTTGAGCATACAAATGACAAAGAAAAAACCTTGCTCAAGACACTTACGTCCGAACACATTGAACTTCTAAAGTCGTTTCCGTGCCTGTTTGCATATGAGGGAAAAAAAGAATCAGTACGAGTCGGTTATATTCGGTCTCTCAAGGAGCGAAGTCGCTCGATTATGATTGAATATGATTTCGAAACTGACATCCCGCCAATTCCATTCTCAGATATTGCGCCAATCGTGAATCTTCTCGATATTGGCGAATGGGAAATGAATAGAACGCACTGGGCGGTTAAAGATGAAGATTTATTCAGCCGACTGCACGCGGCGGGTCTAATCGATGAGAGATTTATCAATCCCGTTGGTCGCACCGGTAAGCTCGAAGAGCTGAGCTTCAAAGTTGCGTTTTCTTTCCCCGGCGAGGTTCGCGACTGTGTTCTCACAATAGTAAACCGCCTTAAAAGTTCCTTGCCCGCAGGCTCAATTTTTTACGACGACGATTTTACAGCACAATTGGCGAGGCCAAATTTGGATAGTTTGCTTCAATCTGTTTATCTTAAAAATTCCGACTTGATCGTTGTGTTCTTGTCCAAAGAATACGAAAAGAAAAAATGGTGCGGTATAGAGTGGCGAGCAATCCGTGGAATTATCAACAATAAAAGTGATCACGCCATCATGTTTGTAAGGTCTGATGATGCCGAAATTCCTGGCGTTTTTGAACACGATGGTTACATTGATCTACAACGATTCACCCCAGAAGAAGTGGCAGGTTTTATTCTGGATCGAGTTCGCCTAAATGAGCAGCACGTAGGTTGA